The following are encoded in a window of Ascidiaceihabitans donghaensis genomic DNA:
- the tagH gene encoding type VI secretion system-associated FHA domain protein TagH, translated as MTLTLQIENYDMLDDGGPAQFSVTGQGAQIGRASVRDWTLPDPTKHISGHHFNILFQDGAYFLQDVSTNGTFLQGSRYRLEQPHRLNSGDRFQVGPYYIVAHIQSAAQAAPPAAQANTWAPAAAATPAASGDPWDMGGHAAPVDVAPQAPTARREDFADDFIANPVSMPPVTPQPLDDDPFALPSSFDPAPAAPQGGGNIQMPAHLTTPPQAMPTPAPIAAPPMPTPAPQPAPQPIPQAAPQPVPQAAPQPPLDAPIYTNPTAPPVEMPVPGAPAPLAAAPRPDAAQMARPDPIPVPAAAPAMGSGQNDVVRAFCEAAGISPDAYGDVDPVELARALGQSTRHVAGELMTLLQVRDAAKQFTRGGERTMRRNSDNNPLKFLPDAEQAIEAMYLKHRAGFLKGPEGVAEALRDVRVHQTAVFAAIQPALAQLLTGLYPEEIEESAGSGGGMLGSVGGGKRTKAWETFVERWDQKTSPHENGMLGEFLVHFAKAYADVVGNEGS; from the coding sequence ATGACCCTGACGTTGCAAATCGAAAACTATGACATGCTGGATGATGGTGGTCCTGCCCAGTTCTCTGTGACAGGACAGGGCGCACAGATCGGGCGTGCGTCGGTGCGCGACTGGACACTGCCCGATCCGACCAAGCATATTTCGGGGCACCACTTTAACATTCTGTTTCAGGATGGCGCTTATTTTTTGCAAGACGTGTCCACCAATGGCACTTTTTTGCAGGGCAGTCGCTACCGCCTTGAACAACCGCACCGTTTGAATTCCGGCGACCGTTTTCAGGTGGGACCGTATTACATCGTGGCCCACATCCAAAGCGCCGCACAAGCAGCTCCACCCGCCGCGCAAGCCAACACATGGGCCCCCGCCGCCGCCGCGACCCCCGCAGCAAGTGGCGATCCGTGGGACATGGGCGGTCACGCGGCCCCCGTTGATGTGGCCCCGCAAGCACCCACCGCGCGGCGCGAAGACTTTGCTGATGATTTCATCGCCAACCCCGTGTCTATGCCGCCCGTCACCCCACAGCCTTTGGACGATGACCCTTTTGCGCTGCCGTCCAGCTTTGATCCAGCGCCTGCGGCCCCGCAGGGTGGTGGCAATATCCAGATGCCTGCCCATCTGACAACGCCCCCCCAAGCGATGCCGACCCCTGCCCCGATTGCGGCACCGCCGATGCCAACACCCGCGCCGCAGCCTGCGCCACAACCCATACCACAAGCGGCTCCGCAGCCTGTCCCACAAGCGGCGCCCCAGCCGCCACTTGATGCGCCCATTTACACAAACCCGACGGCCCCACCCGTTGAAATGCCTGTCCCAGGCGCACCTGCCCCCTTAGCCGCTGCCCCGCGCCCAGATGCCGCCCAAATGGCACGTCCCGACCCGATCCCTGTGCCAGCCGCAGCCCCTGCGATGGGGTCCGGTCAAAACGATGTCGTGCGCGCCTTTTGTGAAGCTGCAGGCATTTCGCCTGATGCCTACGGCGATGTCGATCCCGTGGAATTGGCCCGCGCCCTTGGGCAAAGCACACGGCATGTGGCAGGTGAGCTGATGACGTTGTTGCAGGTGCGCGACGCGGCCAAGCAGTTTACGCGTGGCGGCGAACGCACCATGCGGCGCAACTCTGACAACAACCCGCTCAAGTTCTTGCCCGATGCCGAACAAGCCATCGAAGCCATGTACCTCAAGCACCGTGCGGGGTTTTTGAAAGGGCCCGAAGGCGTGGCCGAAGCCCTGCGGGACGTACGGGTTCACCAAACGGCAGTGTTCGCCGCCATCCAGCCTGCGTTGGCCCAGCTTTTGACCGGGCTTTACCCTGAAGAAATCGAAGAAAGCGCAGGCAGCGGGGGCGGCATGTTGGGCAGCGTGGGCGGCGGCAAACGCACCAAGGCCTGGGAAACCTTTGTAGAGCGGTGGGACCAGAAAACATCACCCCATGAGAACGGTATGCTTGGCGAATTTTTAGTCCATTTTGCAAAAGCTTACGCAGATGTCGTTGGCAATGAAGGGTCGTAG
- a CDS encoding DUF6931 family protein, with the protein MNDVLNEDDADKTRPPQGALRFDTPQDLYAALPQIAELTQQRPRENEDALHYLGRLRSSTTPEEAVTYTAFAALPQMAIWWGHECLRVMPEVLDQRDRAFMEMIAAWIATPTKDLRHSIMKEALWANGRTPAVMLGLAVGWSGGSIAPNDPAPVPPYRAPRSINSSVLSCLARADLTRRPVYLARFIDMAESLYRVY; encoded by the coding sequence ATGAATGATGTATTGAATGAGGACGACGCAGACAAAACGCGCCCACCCCAAGGGGCGCTTCGGTTTGATACACCACAGGATTTATATGCAGCTCTGCCCCAGATCGCAGAACTGACCCAACAACGCCCGCGCGAGAACGAAGACGCCTTGCACTATCTGGGACGGTTGCGGTCTTCGACCACACCGGAAGAGGCCGTGACCTACACCGCCTTTGCGGCTTTGCCCCAGATGGCGATTTGGTGGGGCCACGAATGTTTGCGTGTGATGCCCGAAGTGCTGGACCAGCGCGACCGCGCCTTTATGGAAATGATCGCGGCCTGGATCGCAACGCCGACCAAGGATTTGCGCCACAGCATCATGAAAGAAGCGCTTTGGGCCAACGGGCGCACCCCTGCAGTGATGTTAGGGCTGGCCGTGGGCTGGTCTGGCGGATCCATCGCGCCCAATGATCCAGCACCCGTGCCGCCCTACCGCGCGCCCCGGTCCATAAACTCTAGCGTATTGTCCTGTCTGGCCCGCGCCGACCTTACACGCCGCCCCGTGTATCTGGCGCGCTTCATCGACATGGCGGAATCGCTTTATCGGGTTTACTAA
- a CDS encoding Hcp family type VI secretion system effector, which produces MAVDIFLKLGNNIKGESQDATHKDNIDVLAWNWGLSQSGTTHMGKGGGGGKVDVQDITLTKYVDLASNDLIRRCTNGEHIEDGELIVRKSGGANPIEYFRIKMENIMITTYSTGGSKDGLDRIQETLTLNFRKFEVFYTLQEESGAAGAETMMGWDIAENIVWSS; this is translated from the coding sequence ATGGCTGTCGATATTTTTCTGAAACTCGGTAACAACATCAAAGGCGAATCTCAGGACGCCACACATAAGGACAACATCGACGTCCTGGCGTGGAACTGGGGTCTGTCGCAGTCCGGCACAACCCACATGGGCAAAGGCGGCGGCGGCGGCAAAGTCGACGTACAAGACATCACTTTGACAAAATACGTGGATCTCGCATCTAACGACCTGATCCGCCGCTGCACAAACGGCGAGCACATCGAAGACGGTGAGCTGATCGTGCGTAAATCCGGTGGCGCAAACCCAATCGAATACTTCCGCATCAAGATGGAAAACATCATGATCACAACGTATTCCACAGGTGGTTCCAAAGACGGTCTGGACCGTATCCAAGAAACACTGACATTGAACTTCCGCAAGTTCGAAGTGTTCTACACATTGCAAGAAGAGTCCGGTGCAGCAGGCGCCGAGACAATGATGGGCTGGGATATCGCCGAGAACATCGTCTGGTCTTCCTAA
- a CDS encoding type VI secretion system baseplate subunit TssE yields the protein MRSSSTEKDARAQRRGARQNKRLVSMMQVFRSAAANKTAQRDMAVRDGEDTNLTTRSKQIRESVDESELRNHLNIDLDFLMATTRLDSIVDLEEDSYVERSILNYGFRDLSKLTRSHTTDQKIAESIRESMIRHEPRLIPESIKVTIVPEADSATGRVSYEVFAVMVADPIDLPLDFVAEVDMGACKVKMKRLRVSS from the coding sequence ATGCGTTCATCCAGCACCGAAAAAGACGCGCGCGCACAGCGCCGGGGCGCCCGCCAAAACAAGCGGTTGGTGTCGATGATGCAGGTGTTCCGATCCGCCGCTGCCAACAAGACCGCCCAACGCGATATGGCCGTGCGCGACGGCGAAGATACCAATCTAACCACCCGTTCCAAACAAATCCGTGAAAGCGTTGATGAAAGCGAATTGCGCAACCACCTGAACATCGATCTGGATTTCCTAATGGCAACCACCCGTTTGGATTCCATCGTTGATTTGGAAGAAGACAGCTATGTGGAACGGTCTATCCTGAATTACGGGTTCCGGGATCTGTCCAAGCTGACGCGGTCCCACACAACCGACCAGAAGATCGCCGAAAGCATCCGCGAATCCATGATCCGCCATGAACCGCGCCTGATCCCCGAAAGCATCAAAGTCACCATTGTTCCCGAAGCCGACAGCGCCACGGGCCGCGTGTCTTACGAGGTCTTCGCCGTGATGGTCGCGGACCCTATTGATCTGCCTTTGGATTTTGTCGCCGAAGTCGACATGGGGGCCTGCAAAGTCAAGATGAAGCGCCTGCGGGTGTCCTCATGA
- a CDS encoding ImpA family type VI secretion system protein, translated as MSFEWLTQPIHPDEPCGLDLDLEGDDDYIDYLDDVDIRLPSIYAKKVFGGEKGETAQFEVFKPSSVKIKQERKAVEDLLQNTRDIRLLVYLAQWEILAGELEGFMEAVEAIAALIEAFGPDVHPALTADPNDRKLALEALTKSDTVLQPMQHVSLTGADDVTYRLYQVATQAVTARGGEESADAGRIMSDIGSASEVEDTHAFLTRTAQALHKIMVLSKKAPEGAFTPKLEGLFRIIADIQGLIRSGRADLQVWSAEDAGDMDDSADDAIANEDAGAAGDDPATGDAPAATKATSVADAPAAGSITTQPEARVTLRAIETYLARFEPSSAALLLVTQSRLLIGRPLIEALETLLPGEANKAVIDFGPGTGFALNMDKLRTLASEGLGAVSTADDPSQPDPTPPVLNNRADVAAQLRAVEDFFRRNEPTSPIPLLLVRARVYLDKDFEAIVADLIPKQVSTGD; from the coding sequence ATGTCGTTTGAATGGCTCACACAGCCGATCCACCCAGATGAGCCATGCGGCTTGGATTTGGATCTTGAAGGTGATGATGATTACATCGATTACCTCGACGACGTTGATATTCGCCTGCCCTCCATTTACGCCAAGAAGGTCTTTGGTGGCGAAAAGGGTGAAACAGCACAGTTTGAAGTGTTCAAGCCGTCCTCTGTCAAAATCAAACAAGAACGCAAAGCCGTCGAAGATTTGCTGCAAAACACCCGCGACATCCGGTTGCTGGTATATTTAGCGCAATGGGAAATTCTGGCAGGCGAACTTGAAGGCTTCATGGAAGCCGTGGAAGCCATCGCAGCCCTGATCGAAGCCTTTGGTCCTGATGTCCACCCCGCGCTGACTGCTGATCCAAACGACCGCAAACTGGCGCTTGAAGCTTTGACAAAAAGCGACACAGTTCTGCAACCGATGCAGCATGTTTCGCTGACTGGCGCGGACGATGTCACCTACCGCCTGTATCAGGTCGCCACCCAAGCCGTAACAGCGCGTGGCGGCGAAGAAAGCGCAGATGCCGGCCGCATCATGAGCGACATAGGCTCTGCCTCCGAAGTCGAAGACACACACGCCTTTCTGACGCGCACTGCCCAAGCCCTGCACAAAATTATGGTGCTGTCCAAGAAGGCACCGGAAGGGGCATTCACCCCGAAACTGGAAGGGTTGTTCCGTATCATCGCGGACATCCAAGGGTTGATCCGCTCGGGCCGTGCAGATTTGCAAGTCTGGTCCGCTGAAGACGCCGGTGACATGGACGACAGCGCCGATGACGCAATCGCGAACGAAGATGCAGGCGCCGCCGGGGACGATCCAGCCACCGGGGACGCGCCCGCCGCGACCAAAGCGACGTCTGTGGCGGATGCCCCCGCTGCAGGTTCGATCACCACACAGCCCGAAGCCCGCGTGACATTGCGCGCCATCGAGACGTATTTGGCACGGTTTGAACCGTCGTCAGCGGCTTTGTTGTTGGTCACACAGTCACGCCTTTTGATAGGGCGGCCCCTGATCGAGGCGCTGGAAACCCTGTTGCCCGGCGAAGCCAACAAGGCCGTGATTGATTTTGGCCCCGGCACCGGATTTGCATTGAACATGGACAAATTGCGGACGCTGGCCAGCGAAGGTCTGGGCGCGGTCAGTACCGCTGATGATCCAAGCCAACCTGATCCTACGCCGCCTGTATTGAACAACCGCGCAGACGTCGCCGCACAATTGCGCGCCGTGGAAGATTTTTTCCGTCGCAATGAGCCGACAAGCCCTATTCCTTTACTTTTGGTGCGGGCACGGGTCTATTTAGACAAAGATTTCGAGGCGATTGTCGCCGATTTAATACCTAAACAAGTCAGCACAGGGGACTGA
- the tssF gene encoding type VI secretion system baseplate subunit TssF, protein MKKSFRDAYNRELSLLYERAAEFAAEFPGIADSLGGVLRENTDPGVAGLLEGTAFLSANVQHKMDEEFRNFTTELLDQIFPEALAPVPSIMMAKAQPPWDNKDLAESIVFDAESPVDARFVDADQRVSCQFRLCAPLTLWPLRIEDVSYLASPAPLEKLGLDTEVGSKAGIQIEITRPEEAGEGPLSDFAIDELPLHFVGEMSEAAKLYEQIQCNMVRATIRYLDKNGDATFKIIPLEHLQQVGFGNDERLLPRPGQLFDGFALLREAFAFPRKFLGVKLVGLQQLWTSLGAQSAQIILEFDRSDPVLAARLGVDDICLFAAPAVNLFVENARQRVDRKRHEFEVRPDRSPITHFEVQRIEKIYAHYTGNQSKVKVYPLYGVADGEVNPRQTLYFTSRRKPRRLTEHERRFGVQHRYRGTETFVALYEPPDTPEEASVQRLQITTLCSNRHLPEYLPIAGSQNDFYMSDDTTVNIACVAGPTPPREPLSEMENDAPHRAVQGDVYWRLISYLSLSHFGLDDRGGRDGAAALREMLSLFADLSDSITEAQIEGLIGLETSVVTQSIQRNDGFFPARGLKVKLTFDEENFEGSGIVLLGAILDRFLAEYASVNSFTQTQIASRQRGVLKTFAARTGNGPLL, encoded by the coding sequence ATGAAGAAAAGTTTCCGCGACGCCTACAACCGTGAACTGTCTTTGCTGTATGAACGTGCCGCTGAATTCGCAGCCGAATTCCCCGGCATCGCCGACAGCCTGGGCGGAGTTCTGCGCGAAAACACCGACCCCGGTGTCGCGGGCTTATTGGAAGGCACCGCCTTTCTGTCCGCCAATGTGCAGCACAAAATGGACGAGGAATTCCGCAACTTCACCACGGAATTGTTGGACCAGATCTTCCCCGAAGCACTGGCCCCTGTCCCGTCCATCATGATGGCCAAAGCGCAGCCGCCCTGGGACAACAAAGACCTTGCCGAAAGCATTGTCTTTGACGCCGAAAGCCCCGTGGACGCCCGATTTGTCGACGCGGACCAACGCGTATCTTGCCAATTCCGCCTGTGCGCCCCACTGACGCTGTGGCCATTGCGCATCGAAGACGTAAGCTATTTGGCCAGCCCAGCCCCATTGGAAAAGCTTGGGTTGGACACGGAAGTCGGCTCCAAGGCAGGTATTCAGATCGAAATCACCCGCCCCGAAGAAGCCGGTGAAGGTCCACTGTCCGATTTTGCAATCGATGAATTGCCCTTGCATTTCGTGGGTGAAATGTCCGAAGCGGCAAAACTTTATGAGCAAATTCAATGCAATATGGTCCGCGCCACGATCCGTTATCTGGATAAAAACGGCGATGCTACGTTCAAGATTATTCCGTTAGAGCATCTTCAGCAGGTTGGTTTTGGCAACGACGAACGGTTGCTGCCACGTCCCGGTCAGCTTTTTGACGGCTTCGCCCTACTGCGCGAAGCCTTCGCCTTTCCGCGGAAGTTTCTGGGCGTAAAACTGGTGGGGCTACAGCAACTTTGGACCAGTTTGGGCGCACAATCGGCGCAGATCATTTTGGAATTTGACCGCTCTGATCCGGTGTTAGCGGCCCGTCTGGGCGTCGATGACATTTGTCTGTTTGCAGCCCCCGCCGTGAACCTTTTTGTGGAAAATGCCCGTCAGCGTGTGGACCGCAAACGCCACGAATTTGAAGTCCGCCCCGACCGTTCCCCCATCACCCACTTTGAAGTGCAACGCATCGAAAAGATCTATGCCCACTACACCGGCAACCAAAGCAAGGTGAAAGTGTATCCGCTGTACGGTGTGGCCGATGGCGAAGTGAACCCGCGTCAAACATTGTATTTCACGTCGCGTCGGAAACCGCGCCGTTTGACTGAACACGAACGCCGCTTTGGGGTGCAGCACCGCTATCGTGGCACCGAAACCTTTGTGGCGCTGTATGAGCCACCCGACACACCGGAAGAAGCTTCGGTGCAGCGTTTGCAGATCACCACCCTGTGTTCCAACCGCCATTTGCCGGAATATCTGCCCATCGCCGGATCGCAAAACGACTTCTATATGTCTGACGACACCACGGTGAACATCGCCTGTGTCGCAGGCCCGACACCGCCCCGCGAACCCCTGTCCGAGATGGAAAACGACGCACCGCACCGCGCGGTTCAGGGCGATGTGTACTGGCGGCTGATCAGCTATTTGTCCCTGTCCCATTTTGGTCTGGATGATCGCGGTGGACGCGACGGGGCCGCCGCCCTGCGCGAAATGTTATCGCTGTTTGCCGATCTATCCGACAGCATCACAGAGGCACAGATCGAAGGCTTGATCGGGTTGGAGACATCCGTTGTCACCCAATCCATCCAGCGCAATGACGGGTTTTTCCCTGCGCGCGGCTTGAAGGTGAAACTGACCTTTGACGAAGAAAACTTCGAGGGCAGCGGCATTGTCCTTTTGGGCGCTATTCTGGATCGTTTTCTGGCGGAATACGCATCGGTTAACAGCTTTACCCAAACGCAAATCGCGTCCCGCCAGCGCGGCGTTTTGAAAACCTTTGCGGCGCGCACCGGCAACGGGCCGTTGTTATGA
- the tssB gene encoding type VI secretion system contractile sheath small subunit, giving the protein MASDKATDFVKTNNPGRVNISYEDPYDSEKMVELPFVMGIMSDLSGNASEKEKAPVGERDFREVSAKKLDEFMADVEPGLSFRVDNKLTDEGGKLGVNLKFSSMDDFGPAQVAEQVPSLKKLLDARKHLANLQRYMNGKPEAQAKIKELLNDPDLMSALAERAAAEKAEGSDEQEND; this is encoded by the coding sequence ATGGCTTCTGATAAAGCGACGGATTTCGTCAAAACAAACAACCCGGGCCGGGTTAACATTTCATATGAAGACCCATATGACAGCGAAAAAATGGTGGAACTGCCGTTTGTGATGGGCATCATGTCCGATCTGTCCGGTAATGCATCCGAAAAAGAAAAAGCGCCAGTTGGCGAACGTGATTTCCGTGAAGTGTCCGCCAAGAAGCTGGACGAATTCATGGCCGACGTTGAGCCGGGCCTGTCGTTCCGTGTCGACAACAAGCTGACGGACGAAGGCGGCAAGCTGGGTGTGAACCTCAAGTTTTCGTCCATGGACGACTTTGGCCCCGCACAGGTCGCCGAACAGGTGCCGTCGCTGAAAAAGCTGTTGGATGCGCGCAAGCACCTTGCCAACCTGCAACGCTACATGAACGGCAAGCCCGAAGCGCAAGCCAAAATCAAAGAGCTTTTGAATGACCCTGATCTGATGTCTGCTTTGGCAGAACGTGCAGCGGCAGAAAAAGCGGAAGGCTCTGACGAGCAGGAGAACGATTGA
- the tssC gene encoding type VI secretion system contractile sheath large subunit, which yields MSDATSQVEESAGGLTELDEFSDMLKQKIKPRGKVAETEVDNAVVSLVQEALGDNSLIADDVIDTLDAILAKLDEQLTVQVNEIIHNEEFQKLESSWRGLAYTLDNTRTDSSMKIKVFNASKDELNAQFRQYRGDKWITSPLYKKIFQEELGTLGGKPYGCLVGDYHFGMDSPDVTFLREISRIAAVAHAPFISAASPELLGMDSYNEMDVPDDIGSIFDRPEYAKWNGMRESENSRYLALTLPRVLAREPYSQNTNSVVEEFNFEEETDGHDGMKYGWMNSAHAMAVNINRAHKAHGWTVQIRGVQSGGEVLNLPSHTFDTGDGGKDLKCPTEVAIPDSREKELSDAGLIGLLHRKNTDKAAFIGAQTLYKPTQRMDAEATASDNLSSRLPYIFAVSRFSHFLKCMMRDKIGKSDDRIKIEKDLQTWINKYVHANPETANDLDKAKKPLAGAKVEVIEDEENPGYYTSNFYLKPHFQLEGVNVGMSLVSKIPNGK from the coding sequence ATGAGTGACGCAACTTCACAGGTCGAAGAAAGCGCAGGCGGTTTAACGGAGCTTGACGAATTCTCGGACATGCTCAAGCAGAAGATCAAGCCACGTGGCAAGGTCGCCGAAACCGAAGTCGACAACGCCGTTGTGTCCCTGGTGCAAGAAGCACTGGGCGACAACAGCCTGATCGCGGATGATGTGATCGACACGCTTGACGCCATTCTAGCCAAGCTGGACGAACAGCTGACTGTTCAGGTCAACGAAATCATCCACAACGAAGAATTCCAGAAGCTGGAAAGCAGCTGGCGCGGTTTGGCGTATACGCTGGACAACACGCGCACGGATTCCTCGATGAAAATCAAGGTTTTCAATGCGTCCAAAGACGAATTGAACGCACAGTTCCGTCAATATCGTGGCGACAAGTGGATCACGTCCCCACTGTACAAAAAGATCTTCCAGGAAGAACTGGGTACGTTGGGCGGCAAACCCTACGGTTGCCTTGTGGGCGATTACCACTTTGGCATGGACAGCCCCGATGTCACGTTTTTGCGTGAAATCAGCCGTATTGCGGCGGTGGCCCACGCGCCGTTCATTTCGGCTGCGTCGCCTGAATTGTTGGGCATGGACAGCTACAACGAAATGGATGTTCCAGATGACATCGGTTCGATCTTTGATCGCCCTGAATACGCCAAATGGAACGGCATGCGCGAAAGCGAAAATTCGCGTTATCTGGCGCTGACATTGCCCCGCGTGCTTGCACGTGAGCCTTACAGTCAGAACACAAATTCCGTGGTTGAAGAATTCAACTTCGAGGAAGAAACCGACGGTCACGATGGCATGAAATACGGGTGGATGAACTCTGCCCATGCTATGGCCGTCAACATCAACCGCGCCCACAAAGCGCATGGTTGGACAGTACAAATCCGTGGTGTGCAATCGGGGGGGGAAGTGTTGAACCTGCCCAGCCACACGTTTGACACGGGTGATGGCGGTAAAGATCTGAAATGTCCGACAGAAGTCGCCATTCCGGACAGCCGTGAGAAAGAGTTAAGCGATGCAGGCCTGATCGGTTTGTTGCACCGCAAAAATACAGACAAGGCAGCGTTTATCGGGGCCCAAACCCTCTATAAACCGACGCAACGCATGGACGCGGAAGCCACGGCTTCTGACAATCTGTCGTCGCGCCTGCCCTATATCTTCGCCGTGTCACGGTTCAGCCACTTCTTGAAGTGCATGATGCGTGACAAAATCGGGAAAAGCGACGATCGCATCAAGATCGAGAAGGACTTGCAGACGTGGATCAACAAATACGTCCATGCAAATCCGGAAACCGCAAACGATCTCGATAAGGCGAAGAAACCCTTGGCAGGGGCCAAGGTCGAAGTCATTGAAGACGAAGAGAACCCGGGGTACTACACTTCGAATTTCTACCTTAAGCCGCATTTCCAATTGGAAGGCGTCAATGTAGGTATGTCTCTCGTGTCCAAGATTCCGAACGGCAAATAA
- the tssG gene encoding type VI secretion system baseplate subunit TssG, translated as MTAIEDKGAEDAFRRGLFATLRELERQHPDKPRIGRSVRLKDEYIAIGQDPTLAFPSSDIRRYERRPDGKMDIRSQVLGFFGPQGALPLDVTKEAAEWKAAGDESFVRFTDMLGTRFFQLFFRAWSDAHAISQFDHPESDRFASYIGALSGVSTPAFLEKDSIEDVHKASLVPLHANRVKSPVRLRQLIELHLGAQVEVVEHAPSWLDFEEADQNRMGQRGSMLGQNMFLGARMQTVNDRIELKIQTRSLKDYRRYLPGGLAHKNLEDLVFWYLGKTIEVGVELSLPAEEIPPAQLGQTVELGWMAAVLPANDNTKKTGFVTVAKYTLGQAA; from the coding sequence ATGACCGCAATAGAAGACAAAGGGGCCGAAGACGCCTTTCGCCGCGGCCTTTTTGCGACGCTGCGCGAATTGGAACGGCAACATCCCGACAAACCCCGCATCGGGCGGTCCGTGCGGCTAAAAGACGAATACATCGCCATCGGTCAGGACCCGACATTGGCTTTCCCGTCTTCTGACATCCGCCGCTATGAACGCCGCCCCGACGGCAAAATGGATATCCGGTCACAGGTTCTGGGCTTTTTCGGCCCCCAAGGTGCGCTGCCTTTGGATGTCACTAAAGAAGCCGCCGAATGGAAGGCTGCAGGCGACGAAAGCTTTGTGCGCTTCACCGATATGCTGGGCACACGTTTCTTTCAGCTGTTCTTTCGTGCCTGGTCCGACGCCCATGCGATCAGCCAGTTCGACCATCCCGAAAGTGACCGGTTTGCCAGCTATATTGGTGCTCTTAGCGGAGTGTCCACGCCCGCATTTTTGGAAAAAGACAGCATCGAAGATGTGCACAAAGCGTCGCTTGTGCCGCTTCATGCCAACCGGGTCAAAAGCCCTGTGCGTTTGCGCCAGCTGATCGAATTGCATTTGGGGGCTCAGGTCGAAGTTGTCGAACACGCGCCTTCGTGGCTGGATTTTGAAGAAGCGGACCAGAACCGCATGGGCCAGCGCGGCAGCATGCTGGGGCAGAACATGTTTCTGGGTGCGCGAATGCAGACCGTCAATGACCGGATCGAATTGAAGATCCAGACCCGCAGCCTGAAAGACTATCGGCGCTATTTGCCGGGTGGTCTGGCCCACAAAAACCTTGAAGATCTGGTGTTCTGGTATCTGGGCAAAACAATCGAAGTGGGTGTGGAATTGTCCCTGCCCGCCGAAGAAATTCCGCCTGCGCAGTTGGGGCAGACGGTGGAACTGGGATGGATGGCCGCCGTCCTTCCCGCAAATGACAACACAAAGAAGACTGGCTTTGTGACAGTCGCCAAGTACACTTTGGGCCAAGCCGCATAA